The following DNA comes from Lentibacillus sp. Marseille-P4043.
AATGGGTAAAAACACCCTGATAACGTCAATTACAGGGGGGATAGGTGTTGCTGAGGGAATTATAATTGGTCTGCTTTCGGGCTATTTCCTCGAAGTTAGTGGAGGAGAACTCGTCAAGTGGGTTGGGTTAATTACCTTGGTTATGATCGTCATGCTTTTAGTGGCAACTTATTTATTACGGCAATTGAAAATGATTGGCATGTTTATTCTGCTTGCTGTATTGAGTTTGTATTTGTTTTTAACAAGGGCACTTGGATCAGGTTTTGTAGGGCTAGAAACAGTACGCATGTATTCCCCGTTGCAATATGTCGAAACATTGGTATCTAAAACAGTTCAAGGTCAAGCAGGCTATGGAACGGCCATGTTTATTCTTGCTGGTCTTGCTTTAATTGGTGTTATTGCTAATTTACTTGTCCTACACCGTAGCACGCGAAAAGGGGAAGAGGATGATGAAAGTGATGCTAAAGCGAACTAAATTAGTACCAATATGTATCCTCTGTTTTCTGCTGATGCTGCCATATCAGGTGTCAGCAGAAGACAATACTGACAATAAGGGTGAACTGGAGTGGAAAATAGACCGAATTATTCAAGATGAAACTGGGGATGACCGGAAGAATACAGAAACCGAATTGGAGAAAACATTTCCTGATTTGTTTAAGGAAGAGACAACATCGGTCATCCAAGCGGAGCAGGTTAAAAACGAAGAAACAATTGATCAATTGGAAACCGCACTATTTACGATGGATTCAAACGGAGATTCAACCATTCATAAATTAGAACAATCTTTATTTACATCAGAATATACTGCCCCGAAAACATCGTCATCTGAAGCTCAGGAGGAAGAGCAAGACGGTTCGTGGTTTACAAATGCCTTTGTGATTGGTTTGATCGGATTAGTCTGCGTCGTGTTCGGCGGTATCTATCTCATGATGAGAAAATTGTCAGATTAGGGGAGTGGAAGATGCCATACAAAACACATATTGATGTGACAATCGATTTTACTAGTCGTCGAGACGCTGGTTTATATGATTTGCGAATTCCAGTACAACTGACGGTTAAACAATTGCTGCTAAATGTAATAGACACACTTAAGCTCGGCCCAACTGATAGCTCAGCCTATACAATAAAAATAATCACAAAAAATTTACTTCTAGCAGATGATGATATGTTGATGGATTATCCAATCACAGACGGTGATATTTTAACTGTTTTGTAGAAATGAAGGGTGTTTTGGCATGTGCGGCCGATAATTCCGAAAACGGGCTGATGATTTAGCCTACGCGCCGATAATTTAGAAAACGGGCTGATGCTTTAGCCTACGCGCCGATGATTGAGAAAACGGGCTGATGATTTAGCCTACGCGCCGATGATTGAGAAAACGGGCCGATGTTCTGACTTGTGCGGCCGATGATTGAGAAAACGGGCCGATGTTCTGACTTGTGCGGCCGATGATTGAGAAAACGGGCTGATGTTCTGACTTGTGCGGCCGATGATTGAGAAAACGGGCTGATGATTTAGCCTACGTGCCGATGATTGAGAAAACGGGCTGATGTTTTAGCCCACGCGCCGATGATTGAGAAAACGAGCCGATGTTTTAGCCCACGCGCCGATGATTGAGAAAACGGGCTGATGATTTAGCCTACGCGCCGATGATTGAGAAAACGGGCTGATGTTTTAGCCCACGCGCTGATGATTGAGAAAACGGGCCGATGTTCTGACTTGTGCGGCCGATAATTCCGAAAACGGGCTGATGATTTAGCCTACGCGCCGATAATTTAGAAAACGGGCTGATGATTTAGCTTACGCGCCGATGATTGAGAAAACGGGCTGATGTTTTAGCCTACGCGCCGATGATTGAGAAAACGGGCTGATGATTTAGCCTACGCGCCGATAATTGAGAAAACGGGCTGATGTTTCGCCTCACGCGCCGATAATTCCGAAAACGGGTCGAAGTTTCAGCCCGTGCAGGCCGATATTCCTGCCACACGCCGATGAAATAACAACAATCTTACTGAACAGTAATGCACGTTCCTAAGCCGAATGCCATGTCTACATGGTTGCTTACGATATAAAGGAGTCAAAGAATATGAAGGAAAAGACGATTGAGTTTGGTGCACATACATATCAATTTGCGATTGAAGAAGATATTTGGCAATTAAAACTACCCAAATCGCAGACACGGATAAAAAATATCCAACAGATGGGTATTATGACAGAGACCTCTGATTTATTTGTGCCGGTAAAAGTTGGGGAAGAAGAGGATTTGTTTACCTTTTCCTTTTTTGTTAACCAGAAAAGAAAGCTTTGGGAAGATGTGCGGAAACTAAGTCGAAATGAAAAATTACGGTTATTATGCAATGTAACAAGATTCCAGACTTGTCTGTCGACGAGGGTGTCATTCTTTCTTCATCCAGATAACTTAGTGTTTGATGATAACTTAATGCCCGCTTGTGTATATCGCGGGATCCGAGATCTGGTTCCACCATTCGAAGTGAATGAAGGTGATCTTCTTAAACAACTGAAATGCCTGACCATCGCTCTTTTCTCAACTAAATTCAGTTTTGATGAACTTTATTATGGCTCATTGCAAAATGCGAAAGATACAGAGTTTGAGCAGCAGGTAAGCGCGATGAATGATCTAACACATTTGGTCGCATTTTTGGAGGAAAGTTATCAGGTCGAGCAAAGAAAAACAGAGAAAAGCATGAAAATCGTTCCAGTTAAACGCTTTCGTCTATTTAAACAATTGGCGATTATCATGATCGTAGTTGCTATATTGCTTGCTGCGCCACTTGTTTACTATGGATTTGTCAAAGTCCCGTACCAGGATAAACTATTGGCCGCACATGATGCGTATCTAGCAGATGACTATGGAGAGGTAATTCATACACTTGAGGAAGAAGACCCGGAAAAGTTTCCTACTGCGACTAAATATATTCTTGCTTATTCATACATAAGTGTTGAGGAATTATCGGATAAAGAAAAAGAAGTCATTATGAAAAATGTTAGTTTAAAAAGCGACAAAAATTATTTATTATATTGGATTTATAATGGGCTTGGTGATTTTGATGCGTCTGTTGAAAAAGCGAAATTTATTGATGATCCTCAACTTATTATGTACGGTCTGATTAAACAGATCGAGCAGGCCAAAAACAATCCAGATCTAACGGGAACGGAGCGGGATGAAAAGGTTAACGACTTACAAGCTGAGCTTAAAAAATACAGAGAAGAATACAACCTAATTCCGGAAGAAGAGGAAGAAGCAACAACCAGTGATACAGCAAATGAAATGGAAAATAATGTAGATAGTGGTACGCCGGAAGAAAATAAAGAAACAGAAGATGCAGAAAAGAAGAATACGGAAAAAGAAAAGCAACAACAGGAAAATGAAAAAGATGAGAAAAAAACCAAAAAAGAGTAGCGATAATTAAAACAGTTAACAGCTTGAAACACAAGATGGATTGGTTTAGAGAGGAAGAGAAAGATGGCACAAAAAACGCTAATGATAAGTTATGGTGATCAATTGCATAAATGCCATTTACCGGATGATGAGCAAAAAGAAATAACAATAGGAAATGATTGGTCTGATACCGTAACATTTGCTGCACTTGATCAATCTTTTTCCGTGAAGTGGGATGGAAAAGTATGCCATGTGAAGGGTAAAACATTACAAATGAATGAACAATTGATATTGGGGGAAGTGTTTTTTTACCTGATCGACCCAAATGAATGGCATATATATGATGTAGCCGGTAAACAGGGCATTACATTCGGAATAAATGAATATGATGATGTTCAGTTAAAGGATATTACGGTTGACTTCGCACTCACCCGGGGGTATTCACAACAATTATTTAATCTTGAACTACATAAAGGGGTTATGTACCACAACTATTCCCGGATAACTGGAAATATACTCCTTCAATCTGGTGATGAGCTTTTTTTTGATGGAGTAACCGTTCAGATAAATGAGAGAAGTATGCAGATTATCACATCCGATAAACGTTTATCATCCAAATTAATACCGCTAATAGAGGCGGATATTCAGTATGATGCGGAATATCCCGATTATCACCGGTCACCACGGATCATTTACCGGGAGCCGGAAGATAAACGAACGATTGCTAAGCCATCTAATAAACCATCTAAACCAAGCGAACAGTTGGCTCGGACAATTGTACCGCCGCTTGTTATGATTGCAGCGCTTGTCCTTATCACCCTTGTTCAGCCTAGAGGGATATATATAATTGTCATGCTTGCTATGACAGTTACGACAATCATCTTTTCGATCACTTCCTATGTAAAAAGTGTGAAAAAGTACAAAGCAGATATGAAGGATCGCGATAAAACGTACAAAGAATACTTACAACGCAAGACGAAGGAGTTGTATCTTGCAAGTGAGGAACAGCGTCATGCACTAAAATACCACTATCCAAATGTAACAGAGATCAGGGAAATGGCTATAAATGTAGATGCTCGAACATACGAAAAAACAATGTTTCATCATGATTTTCTACATTTTCGTACTGGATTAGGAAAAATCGACTCCAGTTTTGACATTGAGTTTAATGAGGAAGAGTTTACCCAGGAGAAGGATGAACTCGTTGACATGGCACGTGTCCTGCTTTCCCAGTATCAAGGAATTGCAGATGTACCTGTTGTAACGTCACTAATGAATGGTCCTGTTGGCTTCATTGGACAGCGGGAACTGGTTTTAGAGCAATTGCAGTTATTCGTTCTGCAGACGGCACTATTTCACAGCTATCACGATGTGCAATTCATTACCATTTTCCCGGAAGAAGAGAAAGCAGACTGGGACTGGATGCGATGGCTGCCACATGCTAGTTTGCAAGATTTGAATGTTAGAGGATTCGTCTATCATGAGCGATCAAGAGATCAAGTTTTACATTCCCTATACCAAGTACTGAAGGAACGTAGACTTGTTTTGGATGAAAAGGAAAATAAAAATGAAAAAACGTACTTTTCACCGCATTTTGTCATACTTATTACCGATGAAAAGCTAATTTTGGATCATACCATCATGGAATTTTTCAGTGATGATCCGAGTGAACTTGGCGTATCGCTTGTATTTGTGCAAGATGTGTTGCAGTCGTTACCGGAGCATGTCAAAACTGTTATCGATATCCGCGATGCGAAAAGCGGGAATATCTTACTTGAAGAAGGCGAACTGGTAAACCGAAACTTTATACCTGATCATTTCCCAGCCGGGTTCAATAAGGAGGATATTTCGCGTGCACTCGCTCCACTTAACCATTTACAAAGCTTGAAAAATTCAATTCCAGAGAGTGTTACTTTCCTTGAAATGTATGGTGTGGAGAAAGTCGAACAGTTAGGTATTTCACAACGTTGGGAACGAAATGAGACATACAAAAGCTTAGCTGTTCCATTGGGATTGCGCGGGAAAGATGATATTGTTCAATTGAATTTACACGAAAAAGCACATGGTCCACACGGGTTAGTCGCTGGTACAACCGGATCCGGTAAATCAGAAATCATTCAATCCTATATTATTTCGCTGGCAGTGAATTTTCACCCTTATGAAGTTGCCTTTTTACTGATCGACTATAAAGGTGGCGGAATGGCGAATTTATTCAAGAACATGCCGCATTTACTAGGGACAATTACAAACTTGGACCGTGCTCAATCAATGCGTGCGCTTGCTTCCATTAAAGCAGAACTGCAAAAACGGCAGCGTCTATTTGGAGAACACGATGTAAACCATATTAATCAATATCAAAAGCTGTATAAACAAGGCGAAGCAAGTGAAGCCATGCCACATCTGTTCTTAATTTCCGATGAGTTTGCTGAGTTGAAATCCGAGCAGCCAGATTTCATGAAGGAACTCGTTTCGACTGCAAGAATTGGTCGTTCATTAGGTATTCACTTGATCCTGGCAACACAAAAGCCAAGTGGTGTTGTTGACGATCAGATCTGGTCGAACTCAAAATTTAAGTTGGCGCTTAAGGTGCAAAATGCAAGTGATTCCAATGAAGTGTTAAAAACACCTGATGCTGCCGAAATCACCCTGCCAGGTCGTTCTTATTTGCAGGTCGGCAATAATGAGATTTATGAATTGTTCCAAAGTGCATGGAGCGGAGCGGATTATGTACCAGATAAAGATGATCATGAGCGAATTGACACAACGATTTATGCAATCAATGATTTGGGACAGTACACGATCTTAACTGAAGATTTAAGTGGATTAGATAAAAAGGATGAAATCGAAAAAGTACCAACTGAATTGGATGCAGTCATTGATTATATTCATGACTATACGGAAGAACAACAAATTGAACCACTGCCACGACCATGGTTGCCACCGTTACCTGAGCGTATAGTTGCTGAGGATCTGCATCCAGTGGAATTTGAAGCAGCATGGCAAGAACCAAAAAAACCATTGCATACAACAATTGGCCTGCTGGATCAGCCAGAATTGCAAGCACAAAAGCCATTAACGCTCGATTTAACAAAAGATGGTCATATTGCAGTATTCTCAAGCCCGGGTTACGGAAAGTCAACATTCCTCCAGACATTAGTGATGGATTTGGTAAAACAGCATAACCCAGTACACTTACATGCTTATTTACTAGACTTTGGAACAAACGGATTGTTGCCATTGAAAAATTTACCACATGTTGCGGACACGATTTTGCTTGATGAAGTGGAAAAGATGGAGAAATTAATCCGTCTGCTATCCACAACATTGAAAGAACGAAAACATAAATTGAGTCAATATGGTGTTGCCAATATAGAAATGTACGAAAAAGCAAGCGGGGAAACTGTTCCGAATATCTTTGTTGTCATTGATAACTATGATTCCGTTCGCGATGCAGACTTTGGTGACGAGTTTGACCGGTTAATCACGCAAGTTGCTCGTGAAGGTGCAAGTATCGGGATTCATTTAGCCATTAGCGCTGGACGACAAAGCGCAATGCGAATGCCGCTGCTATCCAATCTGAAGCTTCAAGTTGCCCTTTACTTGATTGATCCGACAGAAGCACGGGCAATTGTTGGAAGGACAGATTTAGAGATTGAGGAAATTGCCGGACGTGGACTTGTTAAATTGGAAGACCCAGCATTGTTCCAGGCAGTACTACCGACAGAAGGAGAAGAAGCACTGGATATTATCGATGCTATTCAAGAAATTGCGCAACAGATGGATGCTTTTTGGGAAGGTGAACGACCAGATGAGATCCCGATGATGCCTGAAGGAGCCATTGATTTTGAACAATTCAAGAAAAATAGAAAGACGAAAGAACGAATGAAAGATAACTTACTTCCATTGGGACTTGAATTTGAAAATGTTTCACCATTAGCTTTTAATCCGGAAGAACATGATTATTTAACCGTTGTGAGCGATAGAAAAGATGGACTTGAGAAATTACAGCATGCCATGGCTAAAAATATTTCACTGCTTTCAGATTCCTATCAAACGATGATAATTGACACAAACAATAAGAAACTAGCTGAAGTTGGAGATAGTGTCAATGCTTATATTTCAGAATCAGGCGGCATCGCTTCTGTAAAAAATGATCTGATCGACGAAATTAATAATCACACAGAAAATCAACCAGATGGAAACAAGTGGATCGTTTTAATTGCTGATTTGCAAGACTTTACTGAACACAGCAATTTAGATGAACAGGAATTAGCAGTGTTATTTGAAAATGGATCACAATCGGGAATCCATTTCGTGATATGTGGTGATTACAACTATATCGGATTAAGTTTTGAACAGATACCAAAATATGTTCGAAACAAATCCACTGCTGGTTTAATCAGCATGCGCCTTGGCGATCAAGATATATTCAAACAACCGTTTATTAGACAGGAAAAGTATCCAAATCCATATGAATGCTATTATGCAATGGATCATCAGCATGTGAAAATAAAAATTCCTAAGTGAGGAGGATGGGTAGATGGGCAGTTCGGCACTAAGTAGTTTATATGCGCAACGATCGACTGTTTTGGCGGGGATTGCTAACTCAAAAAATCAAATTGCCATTCTAGAGGAGAAAATCAGGCGATTACAGGAAGCATCAGGTAAACTATCCACAAGCATTTCAGAATTGGAAACAACAAAAAGTTCCATCGATGGTTTAACGATTGATGAAAGCAGATGGAAAGGGGAAAAGGAAGATAAGTTTGAGAATTATTACGACGCGTACAAAAGCAGTGTAAAAAGTTTTATTTCCAAAACAGAAGACGCGAAGCAAACAATGGAAGAGGATATTGCCAGATATGAAAGCAAAAAGGCTGCCTATGAAACAGGACTGGCAAATCTGCAAAATACACTTGCATCTATTGATAGTCAAATAAGTGCTGCGCAAAAGGAGTGAATGTAAATGGGAGAAGAAGTAGGTATTAATATAGGTGTTTTCCGTTCGAATGTTAAAAATCTAAGGTCGTCACTTTCGGATCTAGAAAGTGGCATTAAAACAAGCCGAACATTTGATAAGACAAATATCACACCATTTATTGACGACTTGGAAAATACGATTAAAGCAATTGAACTGCTGAAAAAGTATAAGACGCTGCTGGATACGGATATCACGACGTTGGGAGACATAGGGGAGAAGATGCGGGAAACTGATGAAAATCTGGGAAAACAACCTAGCGGTATTACAAATGGACCGCAACCAATACGTTAATTGAGGGGGGATTAGATGGGAAACAAAGTGGATATATCGGAGGTTATTGAGTTTTCTAACGATCTGAAAACAACATCTTCTAAAATTAAATCAAGTCTAGACCAGCTTGTGGCAAATATTGATAAGATAGATGCAATGGAATCCTTTTCGGGAAAAGCAGCAAAGAATTCAAAAGGATATTTTGAGAACTT
Coding sequences within:
- the essA gene encoding type VII secretion protein EssA, which produces MKVMLKRTKLVPICILCFLLMLPYQVSAEDNTDNKGELEWKIDRIIQDETGDDRKNTETELEKTFPDLFKEETTSVIQAEQVKNEETIDQLETALFTMDSNGDSTIHKLEQSLFTSEYTAPKTSSSEAQEEEQDGSWFTNAFVIGLIGLVCVVFGGIYLMMRKLSD
- a CDS encoding EsaB/YukD family protein, with product MPYKTHIDVTIDFTSRRDAGLYDLRIPVQLTVKQLLLNVIDTLKLGPTDSSAYTIKIITKNLLLADDDMLMDYPITDGDILTVL
- the essB gene encoding type VII secretion protein EssB, with the protein product MKEKTIEFGAHTYQFAIEEDIWQLKLPKSQTRIKNIQQMGIMTETSDLFVPVKVGEEEDLFTFSFFVNQKRKLWEDVRKLSRNEKLRLLCNVTRFQTCLSTRVSFFLHPDNLVFDDNLMPACVYRGIRDLVPPFEVNEGDLLKQLKCLTIALFSTKFSFDELYYGSLQNAKDTEFEQQVSAMNDLTHLVAFLEESYQVEQRKTEKSMKIVPVKRFRLFKQLAIIMIVVAILLAAPLVYYGFVKVPYQDKLLAAHDAYLADDYGEVIHTLEEEDPEKFPTATKYILAYSYISVEELSDKEKEVIMKNVSLKSDKNYLLYWIYNGLGDFDASVEKAKFIDDPQLIMYGLIKQIEQAKNNPDLTGTERDEKVNDLQAELKKYREEYNLIPEEEEEATTSDTANEMENNVDSGTPEENKETEDAEKKNTEKEKQQQENEKDEKKTKKE
- the essC gene encoding type VII secretion protein EssC, with protein sequence MAQKTLMISYGDQLHKCHLPDDEQKEITIGNDWSDTVTFAALDQSFSVKWDGKVCHVKGKTLQMNEQLILGEVFFYLIDPNEWHIYDVAGKQGITFGINEYDDVQLKDITVDFALTRGYSQQLFNLELHKGVMYHNYSRITGNILLQSGDELFFDGVTVQINERSMQIITSDKRLSSKLIPLIEADIQYDAEYPDYHRSPRIIYREPEDKRTIAKPSNKPSKPSEQLARTIVPPLVMIAALVLITLVQPRGIYIIVMLAMTVTTIIFSITSYVKSVKKYKADMKDRDKTYKEYLQRKTKELYLASEEQRHALKYHYPNVTEIREMAINVDARTYEKTMFHHDFLHFRTGLGKIDSSFDIEFNEEEFTQEKDELVDMARVLLSQYQGIADVPVVTSLMNGPVGFIGQRELVLEQLQLFVLQTALFHSYHDVQFITIFPEEEKADWDWMRWLPHASLQDLNVRGFVYHERSRDQVLHSLYQVLKERRLVLDEKENKNEKTYFSPHFVILITDEKLILDHTIMEFFSDDPSELGVSLVFVQDVLQSLPEHVKTVIDIRDAKSGNILLEEGELVNRNFIPDHFPAGFNKEDISRALAPLNHLQSLKNSIPESVTFLEMYGVEKVEQLGISQRWERNETYKSLAVPLGLRGKDDIVQLNLHEKAHGPHGLVAGTTGSGKSEIIQSYIISLAVNFHPYEVAFLLIDYKGGGMANLFKNMPHLLGTITNLDRAQSMRALASIKAELQKRQRLFGEHDVNHINQYQKLYKQGEASEAMPHLFLISDEFAELKSEQPDFMKELVSTARIGRSLGIHLILATQKPSGVVDDQIWSNSKFKLALKVQNASDSNEVLKTPDAAEITLPGRSYLQVGNNEIYELFQSAWSGADYVPDKDDHERIDTTIYAINDLGQYTILTEDLSGLDKKDEIEKVPTELDAVIDYIHDYTEEQQIEPLPRPWLPPLPERIVAEDLHPVEFEAAWQEPKKPLHTTIGLLDQPELQAQKPLTLDLTKDGHIAVFSSPGYGKSTFLQTLVMDLVKQHNPVHLHAYLLDFGTNGLLPLKNLPHVADTILLDEVEKMEKLIRLLSTTLKERKHKLSQYGVANIEMYEKASGETVPNIFVVIDNYDSVRDADFGDEFDRLITQVAREGASIGIHLAISAGRQSAMRMPLLSNLKLQVALYLIDPTEARAIVGRTDLEIEEIAGRGLVKLEDPALFQAVLPTEGEEALDIIDAIQEIAQQMDAFWEGERPDEIPMMPEGAIDFEQFKKNRKTKERMKDNLLPLGLEFENVSPLAFNPEEHDYLTVVSDRKDGLEKLQHAMAKNISLLSDSYQTMIIDTNNKKLAEVGDSVNAYISESGGIASVKNDLIDEINNHTENQPDGNKWIVLIADLQDFTEHSNLDEQELAVLFENGSQSGIHFVICGDYNYIGLSFEQIPKYVRNKSTAGLISMRLGDQDIFKQPFIRQEKYPNPYECYYAMDHQHVKIKIPK
- a CDS encoding YwqH-like family protein → MGSSALSSLYAQRSTVLAGIANSKNQIAILEEKIRRLQEASGKLSTSISELETTKSSIDGLTIDESRWKGEKEDKFENYYDAYKSSVKSFISKTEDAKQTMEEDIARYESKKAAYETGLANLQNTLASIDSQISAAQKE
- a CDS encoding TIGR04197 family type VII secretion effector; the encoded protein is MGEEVGINIGVFRSNVKNLRSSLSDLESGIKTSRTFDKTNITPFIDDLENTIKAIELLKKYKTLLDTDITTLGDIGEKMRETDENLGKQPSGITNGPQPIR